The region GGAGCACTAATCAAATATATTATAatctaaaaaaaatatttattatattagtCTTATTTACTATAAAAAAACATTTTTTGCGATTAATCAGATTTTATAAATCGAATAAGCATAATATTTTATAAGTTTTAATCCTGGACTTCTTAAATACTGCCTACTAGTACCACCAACTTTAAAGAATGCAGAAACAAAAATAACAAGGATCAGAAGCTGAACTACTATACATTATCGATCAATTTCAGACACTTTTATCCTTCGTGACAAGTACATTTAAGCACACTGACACAATCAATTTCTACTTCATAACAATAAATTAGCACATAATGACAATCATCATAGTTTTCATTAGGCAACATAAAACCCGTAAAAAACCCGAATAATAAAAGATAAAAGGTACCTTAAGGCTCTCGACGACACCGGGAACGACCTCATGTTCAAGTCCAGCATACTCACCTTCCGTATTCTCCCTAATAACAACAATATCCACATTCTGATGCCGAGTAGGCAACCCGGGGAAATTCGCACAATTCACAAGCGACGCATACAAATCAAGTTCCTTTCGTAAATGCAAATTCAACGAACTTATCCCTCCGCCCATCGGCGTCATCAATCCGCCTTTCAAACACACCTTATTTCTCTTAATCGATTCCATCACTTCTTGTGGGACCACTTTCATGTCGCCGTGGCACTCGTAGGTCTCGAATGTCACTGGCGCGTGCATCGCGTTGAAGACTTGCTCCACGGCGTTGGTTACCAGTGGGCCGATGCCGTCGCCGGGAATTAGGGTTACGGTGCGAGAGTCGCCGTCGCCGGGTCGGGGCATGTAGGTGACGGATCGGGTCGGGTGGAAACGGGAGGGAGAGGAGGTCAGGTGGCGGAGGAGAGGTAGGGTTCGTCTCGTCGCCATCGATGATCGATTCGAGATTTTTGGAGAATTTTATGAATTAACGATTATTTGTTTTGTTAAGATCGTATTTATATTTGTTAATACGTTTATCTAAGACGACGTTAACTGAAAATTTTCATTTTAATATTTTCCAAAAAATTGTTTATTTTAGtataattaaatttattctttCTATAATATAAAAACATTGTATTACTGTCAATAAAGTGTTGCAAGCGGTGGAATTCGTGTATATCCTATAGGAGGTTAGGAGTTTTCTCAGAGGGTATGTAATCAATTAACAACAAAAAAGAGCTGTATTACTTTATGAATAATTTGTATTTTGATAGTCATTACTTCATGATTAattgttttaattttaaaatacatTTTTTTAAAAGACCCCATACAGTCTTCCTGAACTAAACGAGTCTATAACAGTGTTTAACTAATTAGCTTATtgatataaaaataaaaagaatagAAGTAAAATATACATTgttacaaaaaaaataattatgtgTTAGCAATAATTTAAGATTAGCCAAACATGGATAATTCATTCATTAATCTAATAACGAACAAGTGTATGTTAAAGCACAACTACAGGCCAAAGAAACAAAACTCTTAATAATGCAGAAATTTGAATAACAAGTAGTGCTTTAGTTGATCAATATTCCTTCGATAAAGAGAGGCGTAAAAACATTCATCTCATCTTCAGGTAAGCATGATCCAATTTCGAAATCTTTCTTGGAATCCCTGAATCCATTGAGTGCACCCCCGAAAGAAGTTGATACTTTTTTGGCTTTCCCCATCCAAAATCTATAGTGTAATACTCGAATTTTGGTGATCCAAAAACTGTAAACCCTTTACTCTGTTGATAACTTCAATACCATCAAAAAGCGTCTCCAACCCTCCTTCTTTATATTTAATCTGTTCATGAAGAACCTTACTTATTTCTTCTACTGCATTTATAAATCCTTCATCACCTACAAGTTGGCAGGTTTTGAGAGTAGCTTCGCGAAATGTAATCGCGTGTCCAAAATAATTTGAAGATATTGGTGGAACAAGTCGACTTCTGATGTCTATAGCGAAACCAAAATGTTCCTCCACTTCATTTGCATCATAAGTATCCTGCAGAAAATTTGCGAGTGCCTTGGCCATGCAAGCCCATATATATAGGCACATGTAACCGTAAAAGTTGATACATGTGGTATTTGTGCTAAAACCAAGTTTTTAAGTCCTTGGATCTGGGCTAATTTCATCATAAGTATGGCTCGAACCATGTCTTTTTTAGGCACTGCACAAACTAAAACTTTTGAATTTTCATACCGCACCCTCAAGAAAATTTGATGGTATTCCCTTAGGGTCTTTAATCACACTCCTATCATAAAATGGGAGAGTGTCTAAATTATCACTATCATATTCGCCGTTGAGGTGCTTAGCACTAATAGAAGCCCATGTCCTGATGAAATTGGACAAAGTTTTTCCATCAGCTACATCATGGGAGTTTGTGAACCCGATGCTAAATCCTTGGTCCGGAAACAAGGTCACTTGAATAGATAAAACCGGAGATACCATAATGTTGTGGACTATAACAAATCACCTCGTGGAAGTTTATGAACAAGTGCAAACAACTCATCAACATCCGGAGCATGGTTCCCAGAGAGATGCTGGAATCCTTGGGAAATAGGACCACTAAACTCAGCTATTATCAGTGAAACATAGTCATTATTGAAATAGCGTATTGCATGTGTGATATCATCGATAGGAGTTGTGGGGGGGGGGGCGCTATTAGACTACCACACAAAGGAAAATAGTATTTAAGAGATAAGGCAAGTGATTTCCTGAGACGCGGAACAAGTGTTTGCACAAACTCAGTGGTAGAATATTGGAAGTCATAGAAGTAAACACGGCTAAAGGGGTGCGAGTTTATCCATACCATGTCATAAAAGTGAGGGGTAAAAGGTTTAGGGTGATAGAAGGATCAAATGGTGGTGAAACACGGCAGTGCTCAAGCACAATCAACATGTTGTTTCAACATGTTGTTGGATGCCATTTTAGCCATTTCTCAGATACTGCATTAGCCAAGTTAAAATCCTTTACTCAAATTATTATGTCGGAAAATCTTATAAAATGCAGGTATTCAAATAATTAGTAGATTGGTTATTGAAGATGAGAATCTAGTTACATCCTATAATATAGAAAGGTTTCTATATCCGGTAGTAAATTATTTAGAGTAATATTTATTCTTTATGATGAAATAGAAATAATTTGTTTGTGTAATATGTATTTCTCCTAAGAAGAAATAAGTGAATAAATTTAGGGGTGGTACTGAGATGGTTAGTGGTTGTGAATTTCCTATTAGGAAAAGAGTGATGGTAGTCCATCACCTTAGTGAGATCAATTATGTTACACAATGAACTACTCTAACCGATCAAAACCAACTGCACTGCATAAATCTCAGATTGCATAAATGACACCATTAAAATGCGGTATGATTTCTTAAGAAACTCAGtcatcaaaaatcaaagatccaagagCACATGAAGGGCAAGATCTCAACACACCACACCAAAGCCTGTCTCATGCTATTTCACAACTCATTGAAGTCCCGACCACTAAAATTCAAATGATAGTCTTTTATCCTGCTGAACGACACCAGAGGCCTAATCGGATAATTTATAGACGCTAGTCCTAAAATTGTATAAGTTCATAAAACACAACCGCATTACATACATACATGTGTTAGGCAGTGATGCCAGAGACCCAATCATATTTGAACTATTTTTACGagttgttatagccaaaatttggcaTTAAATCATTTTGTATCGCGAACGGGTCAATTAAAATCAAATTGGGGCGCAATGATAAAAAATTAGATTTTAGGCTATAAGAAAGGAAGCGTGGACGCGTCCCAGGTTGAGGACGCGTCGTCGTTGGTTGAGATATTTGATATGGACTGATTAGAAGTAAGCTTGCGATATAAGAGGAAATAGGTGCATTCATCAAATGAGAACGCGACCAAGTTCAAGGACGCACCTTGATTGGATGAAATACAGGCATGTTTGGATCACAATGTAAGGAAGAATGTGTGCATTTCACAAGAATAGGACGCGTTCTAGGCAAAAATGATGCATGATCTTGGATTCATATGGATAGATGTGTTTGTTCTCATCTAGAATAAGGACATCTTCGGGACAAGGCAGACATGGAAAGAGAAATGGAAGGTATTTTCACTAACGTATTTATTTTAGGCACTCTTTGAAAAATTCCCCCCTTGAGTCGGTCAAGGAcggggatgtccgtgaaaaacttgaaggcctccaggggtattcttgatgattgaaggcctcctcctgtattcaacgggtgtcctcgttgatGATGCAGGGTTAATATTGGTGTGTGCTTTGtgagctctgttcttgtattcaatgGGTGTCCTTGTGGAGAACTTTgaagtcatcctgcactttgcacccaagagttTGGGATCACATGTCCTGCTATTTGATGGGTTATCTTCATTCGGGGGATAGGCACGCGTCCAGCATTTTGGGtaaaccgtggctatacctgcgttcgtatATCAAGGGAGATATATGTAGCGGGGTTTTATTCTTccgcagggagatgcactatccatGAATTCCTACGATTATGAACGAgtcttgggccttcgcggttgggcctcatagttggacattcctaaagctagcggaagatgaaTTCTGGAAGGAATTCTACCGGGCCTAGGAGCCTTGGGCCTAGGAACATCCCAAGTATACCTGGCAAAAAATGAATATAGATGGTTTTGGACCAATAAATATGGATTTGGATTGGTTTATGATCCAAATCCATATTTGGTCCATTTTCAAACAAATGTGGTTTTGGACTGGTTTGGATAGTTGTGGTTTTGGACCGGTTTGGATAAATTATATTTTACTAAACTatatttgtataataattttgtaaacatgaaattattattatttatgttattctaatttttattaggatattataaatataactattatgatattataatataataataataaatacaAGTCTTGTTCTTTAATTCTCAAAAAATGCTTCGTGGGCCAAAAGGCCCAAAACTCAAATGGATTGATGATGTGGCTTATACACTTTATTATTCTATCGTAAGTAAATATATATTGTGTCCATTATGTTGGGATtcgaaaaaaaatattattttagcgagattattacattattaattattattttaatcgAGGTTCAACTGTAATATTATTACAGGATAAGGGAAAATTTGATACTGGAACAATACAATTGGATCTGCCTTTTGCTGCATATATGGTACCGTGCTTTCATAATTCAGATTAGGTAATCTATTAAAATATATAAGTAAGtacttatatatttataaaaaacaaaaagaaaccagattacttttttttttgacaaaatgcTTTTTATAAATTGCATCAACCAAAATTACAACTTAATTTCAATAGGAACAAAACTCCCATCGAAAAAAACACAGTCAGGATTAAACAAATAAACGAGCTAAGCAAATAGTCGCTTATGTTTTCAGACTGTTTAACATCATGAATCTCACGATTGTTTGAATGAAAAAAGATTAAAATAGCTTCCTGATCGATCATACATGCACCAATCCTGGAACTAGTAATATCACAAATAACCTTCACATACGCACCACCTGTAGCCCAATGTTCAGAAGCACCCAAGCTATCTACATGCCAAAAACCAGCTATAGACAAGCCGAGGGTGAAAGATCTCAAAAGATGAACACATTTTAGTTGTGAAAAGTAAGCTCTTGTAATAATCGGCACCAACCCAAAATTAATGCACGAAAAACAGATCTCCCACAAAACCACATAAATCATTTTCAAAGTAGCCAGATTAACCCAAGCATGACTAAGcaaaaacataacaaacactccaaaaggagagacagATACACACTCCAAGAGGAGAGACACACAAATACCCAAAAAAAGGGTTTTATTGAAAAGAAATCAACGAGAATAAAAAAATGAAGGGATTGGGGCTTTCCACTGGAGAAAACCAGTAGAAGCCcctcgatttacttgaaaatTGACAAACCCTAGGAGAGGGGACAGAGGAGGGAGGCGGCTTCTATCTTTTTCTGTTATTAGTTTTATATTCTCTCTAAAAAGAAACCAGATTACTACTATAATATAAAGAagtataatttataaaaatataagaacAAATAAAATACATATTCCCCATTATTAATAGGTAAGAAAAGTAATTTAGAATAAAAAAAAAGTAAATTAAAAAGTTTTCATTCATACGTGTAAATTCTTACATGTACTGTACATACATACATACAgttatacatacatacatacagtaaatattaaaaaaatttggaGAACTTGGAGATAATAAAATGAGACAAATAGATGCTTGCTAATGAAATGAACGGCTTATATATTCACTTATATATTCAATTGAGTACACTCATCAAAGTGTGTTTGAGACGAATAACCAAATATGGATCCATATATGGTTGTCACTCTTTCAATCCATATTTGTGGGAAAATGTGTGATAAAAATCCAACCaaatgcatttttcagaaatgtgatTTTGTTTCAATCCAGATCCAAAAGTTTGGTTTGGTTTGGACTGGTTTCATGGTTTTCCATCCATTTTGCGAGGTCTAATCCCAAGGCTCGTTCGTAATCGTAGAAATGTGCCTAGGCTTGATCTTTATTTTGCGATAACTCATGATGTGTGATCCTTGATTCTTGTTCTCTCTGTAGCAATACATAAGACACAGGTTTTTATTTGCGATttagtattattttaaaaattttgacataattttatTTTCAATAGTCGTAGTCAGATTTTTGATATTTTATGCAGCTCCCTTGAAAGATTATTCGTGTGATCCTAAAATAAAACGAGCATCGGTAGCATTTCGGATGTGCCAAAATATAGATATAGATTTCTTTTAAGTTGCCCATACATTTATAGATAGAACTTAAGAATAGCCAAGATGGCATAACTGTATGCAGAAAACACACCACAGCCACTTGGGAATCAAACTCTTAATATCGTTAAACATAAGAAGAGGAGGTTCAGCGGAGATTGAACATGAGAAGAGGAATACCATGTCAAACAAAGTGAGGATCAAGTGGTGGTGAAACTCGGCAATGTTCAAGAACAGTCAGCATGTTGTTGCATACTGTTTTAGCCATTTCTCAAATGCTGCCTTGGCTAAATCGAAATCCTTTATTTAAACTACGGTATATTGGAATATCCTATAAAAATGTGTGGACACACATATAATTAGCAGGATGCAGAAGTTGTTGGTTAATGAAGACTGGGATGGAGACTGCATATCTGCTTATTATTTGTATCAGGCCCTATAGTAGTGATATAAAAAGATTCCTATATTAGGTAGTTTATTAATTGGAGAAGTTAAGCGAGTGGGTGTTTGGAAGGTTAGTGGTTGTGAAGAGTGATGCTAGTCCAGTACCTCAGTCCCCGGTGGAATCATTAATGTAGCTCAGATGAGTGCTTCTGGAGACACTTAATCATCAATGATCCAAGAGCACATGAAAAACAACATCTCAACATACAACCACCATAGTCTGTCCAACGCAATCTCACAAGTCAGAGACGTTTTCTCCCGCTATGTGTTAGGAATGACTCTAGAGCGCTGATAGCTGAATAACATATTCTTCAGCTTCCACCACTCCATACAATTTTTATCAATCTTGTCTACACAAATAATTATGCTTTACTGTCAACTATCTTCCTCTtccccttccccttccccttccccttGTCATTGtcatttttttttgctaattaattacACACGCACACCCCAGGATGGGGACAAGAATTTAAACACTGTGCACCAACCCTTTGTTGGTCCCTTGTCATCAACATTAATTGAGCTAAAAGTAGGTTTCCTAACCTACCACCATTCCGTCTTTACTCTGCTTCAACCTCCAGAAAATGCTTGCTTGCTGTTGACACTAACAGTATATAATTTGATTGAAATTATACAACTGCATGCCTTATTATCTCCCAGTTTTGCCTCGAGATTGGGTCGTCATTCTTAAACTCAACTCTCATAGTCAATCAATATGGAAGCACCAAATCCAAGCTTGCACATTGCGATGTTTTTTTGGTTTGCCATGGGACACTACATCCCTTCCCTCATTCTATCAAACAAACTAGCCAAACAAGGCCACAGAGTTTCCTTTATAATTCCCACGAAAACCCAACAAAAACTACAACATCTCAATCTCCATCCAGACCTCATCACCTTCATTCCAATCGTTCTCCCTCATGTACAAGGACTACCTCCTGGATCAGAAACAACAAACGACGTGCCCTTCGAGTTAGGTACTCTACTTGCCACTGCCATGGACGAAACCAAGGACCAAGTGGAAGCTCTCCTCCGTGACCTCAAAGTGGACGTTGTGTTCTTTGATTTTGCTCACTGGATTCCCAGCTTGGCTAGACAGTTAGGAATCAAATCATTTAATTACTGTGCTGCTACTCCTGCTGCAATAGGTTTCAATCTCTCCCGAGAAAGGCATCGTAGTGGAAGTAATGTATCTGAAGCTGAATTAAAGCAACCTCCAGCAAGCTATCCTGCTTCAAACGTCACCCTCAGGGCCTATGAAGCACGGAATATTTCTGCAAGAAGAGAGATGAAGTATGGAAGTAATATACTGTTCTTCGATCGTCTATTCATTGGAGTGAGCCAGTGTGATGCACTAGGTTTCAGAGCATGTAGGGAGATTGATGGTCCTTATTGTAACTACCTTGAAAATCAAACAAAGAAGCCTGTTTTTCTTGCGGGGCCTCTAATCCCAGAGCCTTCTATGTCTCCTAATTTAGAAGAAAAATGGGAAAAGTGGCTAGGTA is a window of Apium graveolens cultivar Ventura chromosome 11, ASM990537v1, whole genome shotgun sequence DNA encoding:
- the LOC141695865 gene encoding cyanidin 3-O-galactoside 2''-O-xylosyltransferase FGGT1-like translates to MEAPNPSLHIAMFFWFAMGHYIPSLILSNKLAKQGHRVSFIIPTKTQQKLQHLNLHPDLITFIPIVLPHVQGLPPGSETTNDVPFELGTLLATAMDETKDQVEALLRDLKVDVVFFDFAHWIPSLARQLGIKSFNYCAATPAAIGFNLSRERHRSGSNVSEAELKQPPASYPASNVTLRAYEARNISARREMKYGSNILFFDRLFIGVSQCDALGFRACREIDGPYCNYLENQTKKPVFLAGPLIPEPSMSPNLEEKWEKWLGKFDSGSVIYCAFGSECIMKKDEFQELVNGLVLTGMPFLAALKPPIGVDSIEEALPDKFEESVQGRGVVHGGWIQQQLILKHPSIGCFITHCGTSSLVEALLNKCQLVLLPNVYGDQIINARIFSRNLKVGVEVEKDEEDGALTRENVYKAVAAVMEENSDVAKQVRNNHAKLRNLLLDKDLDSFYIHNFINKLQELVKG